The following proteins come from a genomic window of Terribacillus aidingensis:
- a CDS encoding aldehyde dehydrogenase family protein, producing MSVEPIVIDSIINGKKHKAEKQAPRENPANPKEVVGYAPLNTKDETIQAIDAADQAFTEWRQSSFEDRITRMRRAIQKIQDNTSDIAALLSREHGKALYDAKGEIAVSLMWMEFACDNVMEVLKDEVNEHDVGKTIIARDAIGVISAISPWNYPISLSTIKIAPALLAGNTMVLKPSPLAPLAVSRVAEIIAGEFPPGVLNLVHGEAEVGVELTSNPKVAKIAFTGGTETAKHIMKAAADTIKHMTLELGGNDAAVVLEDFDVNDEKAMRRIVISNFLTAGQICMIAKRVYVHESIFEAFIEKYREAADKWIRVGNPFAEDVTIGPVNNKKQMEFVQGLIDDSKQKGAEVIKLGKIMDEDLFKQGYFMQPTLVLGADYDDPIVEQEQFGPTVPILPFKDDEHAIHLANKSIYGLTSSVWGKQEHAVKVAKRIQAGTTMINTAAIQGLDVRFPFGGVKQSGIGREYGKEGLLAYAETHVINMPNALDLPYIPE from the coding sequence ATGTCTGTGGAACCAATTGTGATTGATAGCATCATTAATGGAAAAAAGCATAAAGCTGAAAAACAAGCTCCCAGAGAAAACCCGGCAAATCCTAAAGAAGTTGTTGGCTACGCCCCGCTTAATACGAAAGACGAAACAATCCAGGCAATCGATGCCGCTGATCAAGCGTTCACCGAGTGGCGGCAATCTTCATTCGAGGATCGAATCACGCGCATGCGCCGAGCTATCCAAAAGATACAAGATAACACATCCGACATCGCAGCTCTCCTATCCAGGGAACATGGGAAGGCATTATATGATGCGAAGGGCGAAATCGCAGTGTCCCTGATGTGGATGGAGTTTGCCTGTGATAATGTCATGGAAGTACTAAAAGATGAAGTGAACGAGCATGACGTCGGTAAAACAATCATTGCTCGTGATGCAATCGGGGTGATCAGCGCTATTTCTCCTTGGAACTATCCGATTTCGCTCTCAACTATCAAGATTGCGCCTGCCTTACTAGCAGGCAATACGATGGTCCTGAAGCCAAGCCCTCTTGCTCCACTGGCAGTCAGCAGAGTTGCCGAGATAATTGCAGGCGAGTTTCCACCAGGCGTTTTGAATCTTGTGCATGGCGAAGCTGAAGTTGGCGTCGAACTGACTTCCAACCCGAAAGTAGCTAAGATTGCATTCACTGGCGGAACAGAAACAGCAAAGCACATTATGAAAGCAGCGGCCGATACAATCAAGCATATGACATTGGAGCTTGGCGGCAATGACGCTGCCGTGGTACTGGAAGACTTTGATGTGAATGATGAAAAAGCAATGCGCCGGATTGTCATTTCGAACTTCCTGACGGCAGGCCAGATTTGTATGATTGCCAAACGTGTTTACGTACATGAGTCTATTTTCGAAGCGTTTATTGAAAAATATCGGGAAGCTGCTGATAAGTGGATTCGCGTTGGTAATCCCTTCGCCGAAGACGTTACGATTGGTCCGGTAAATAATAAAAAGCAGATGGAATTTGTCCAGGGTCTGATTGATGACAGCAAACAAAAAGGGGCTGAAGTCATCAAACTCGGCAAAATAATGGATGAAGACCTATTCAAACAAGGATACTTTATGCAGCCAACGCTTGTACTTGGTGCGGATTATGATGATCCGATTGTCGAACAAGAACAGTTTGGACCGACTGTCCCCATCTTACCATTCAAGGATGATGAGCATGCGATTCATCTTGCCAACAAAAGCATCTATGGCCTGACTAGTTCGGTTTGGGGCAAGCAAGAGCATGCGGTTAAAGTAGCCAAGCGGATTCAAGCTGGAACGACGATGATCAATACTGCTGCCATCCAAGGCTTGGACGTCCGCTTTCCATTTGGCGGCGTAAAACAATCCGGTATTGGCCGCGAGTATGGCAAAGAAGGTTTGCTTGCATACGCCGAAACACACGTCATCAATATGCCGAATGCATTGGATCTTCCTTATATACCAGAATAA
- a CDS encoding thermonuclease family protein, with amino-acid sequence MRKINHIVWLTIVLLLISGCGVIQTEQTDTKSKPTITSGTTDKVEVSLIRIVDGDTIKVNYNGQEETVRYLLVDTPETKAPNKCVQPYGKDASKRNQELVADADKLELEFDVGSRTDKYGRLLAYVYADGVSVQQTLLEEGLARVAYVYPPNTRYLDNFEKAQATAKKDAEAVWDQNGYVTDRGFDGCATSQDTSETPVDSSSNEPTQSTQFANCTELRKTYPDGVPSTHPAYQRKFDRDKDDYACE; translated from the coding sequence ATGAGAAAAATAAACCATATTGTTTGGCTGACCATTGTACTGCTGTTAATCAGTGGCTGCGGTGTAATCCAAACAGAACAGACCGATACGAAATCCAAACCCACGATCACGTCAGGTACAACTGACAAAGTAGAAGTTTCATTAATCCGAATAGTGGATGGTGACACAATCAAAGTGAACTACAACGGACAGGAAGAAACTGTCCGCTACTTGCTTGTAGATACTCCTGAGACGAAAGCGCCGAACAAATGTGTTCAGCCCTATGGAAAGGATGCCAGCAAACGTAATCAAGAACTAGTGGCGGATGCTGACAAACTGGAGCTGGAATTCGATGTTGGTTCAAGAACGGACAAGTATGGTCGTTTACTTGCCTATGTATATGCTGATGGAGTGAGCGTGCAGCAGACATTACTGGAAGAAGGATTGGCACGTGTAGCTTATGTGTACCCGCCAAATACAAGATACCTTGACAATTTCGAGAAAGCACAAGCAACTGCTAAAAAAGATGCTGAGGCAGTTTGGGATCAAAATGGCTATGTGACAGATCGCGGATTCGACGGCTGTGCCACTAGTCAGGACACTTCAGAAACACCAGTAGACAGCTCATCAAATGAACCGACTCAATCAACACAGTTTGCCAATTGTACGGAACTGAGAAAAACATATCCAGACGGTGTACCAAGCACTCACCCTGCCTACCAACGTAAGTTTGACCGGGATAAGGATGATTATGCTTGTGAATAA
- a CDS encoding DinB family protein, with product MSKTTHWKENWLQHRNVLIQLIDRIEDGHLDFKPWEDAMTLRELVLHVAGSSNMFVNMVKTEAMTPPDLPEVHTMEDLKQAVKQFTDETAQAFDTITDEELALENEAKIPGMQGKKELYLQAMYDHELHHKGQLFIYARLVEATDLPFFR from the coding sequence ATGAGTAAAACAACGCACTGGAAAGAAAATTGGCTGCAGCATCGCAATGTATTAATCCAACTGATTGACCGAATCGAAGATGGCCATCTGGATTTTAAACCATGGGAAGATGCAATGACGCTTCGCGAACTGGTACTTCATGTAGCTGGCTCGAGCAATATGTTCGTAAATATGGTGAAAACGGAAGCTATGACACCTCCGGATCTCCCTGAAGTACATACGATGGAAGATCTTAAGCAAGCTGTTAAGCAATTTACAGATGAAACAGCTCAAGCCTTTGACACTATCACTGATGAAGAACTGGCATTAGAAAACGAAGCGAAGATACCGGGTATGCAAGGTAAGAAGGAACTTTATCTTCAAGCTATGTATGATCATGAACTGCATCACAAAGGACAGTTGTTCATTTATGCTCGTTTAGTCGAGGCAACAGACCTTCCCTTCTTCCGCTAA
- a CDS encoding MBL fold metallo-hydrolase, translating to MRIQKQSNLYQLTFMPRLFPVNCYLIEEEDGLTLVDAALASSASSILSAARTIGKPITKIVLTHAHSDHIGALDSLKDALPDAEVMLSQMEWDILQNEKKMEAGHAIKGGYPKNIKTKPDRFLSDGDRVGSLEVIAAPGHTPGMLALFDHRDGALLVGDAFQLRGGIAVSGDLRWQFPFPSWATWHKQISVQTAKKLADLEPKILAVGHGDLLHEPLAHMQQAILRAEKGERIHA from the coding sequence ATGCGTATACAAAAACAAAGCAATCTATACCAACTCACTTTTATGCCAAGACTATTCCCGGTGAACTGTTATTTAATTGAAGAAGAAGACGGACTAACATTGGTCGATGCAGCTCTAGCATCTTCAGCATCTTCTATTCTCTCGGCAGCCCGTACGATTGGTAAACCGATAACAAAAATCGTATTAACTCATGCCCATTCAGATCATATTGGCGCTTTAGACAGCTTGAAAGATGCTTTACCTGATGCAGAAGTCATGTTATCTCAGATGGAGTGGGATATACTTCAAAACGAAAAGAAAATGGAAGCTGGCCATGCCATCAAGGGCGGTTACCCAAAAAATATTAAGACTAAGCCAGATAGGTTCTTAAGCGATGGTGATCGTGTCGGGTCACTTGAAGTGATAGCAGCGCCAGGGCACACACCAGGTATGCTGGCATTGTTCGACCATCGAGATGGTGCCCTTCTTGTGGGAGACGCGTTTCAGCTTCGAGGCGGAATAGCAGTATCCGGTGATTTAAGATGGCAGTTTCCATTTCCCAGCTGGGCTACCTGGCATAAACAAATCTCCGTTCAAACTGCTAAGAAGCTAGCCGACTTAGAACCTAAAATCTTAGCTGTTGGACATGGAGATTTGCTTCATGAACCGTTGGCGCATATGCAACAAGCTATTCTGCGTGCCGAAAAAGGAGAAAGAATACATGCCTAG
- a CDS encoding TetR/AcrR family transcriptional regulator: MPRMQLTKTMIIDTALSLAEQQGYEAVTMANIARSLSIKPPSLYNHFKNLEEIKHEMAEMAQIQLYDALKGTEQTAQPLLSLAKAYVHFGSSHPGLYASSLPGGTGEVGEKLVQLIADGLTAFSLDETEEIHAIRGFRSMLHGFIDLNKHAGFKLDVDLERSLEHMVGIFERGIKS, translated from the coding sequence ATGCCTAGAATGCAGCTTACGAAAACAATGATTATCGACACCGCTCTATCCTTAGCAGAACAACAAGGATACGAAGCAGTCACAATGGCAAATATCGCCCGCTCCTTATCTATTAAGCCGCCTTCTTTGTATAATCACTTCAAAAACTTAGAAGAAATCAAGCATGAAATGGCTGAAATGGCTCAAATTCAACTGTATGACGCTTTAAAAGGAACAGAACAAACAGCACAGCCATTATTGTCACTAGCAAAGGCCTATGTCCATTTCGGTTCGTCTCATCCAGGTCTGTATGCCTCCTCCCTGCCAGGCGGAACCGGAGAAGTTGGTGAAAAGCTTGTACAGCTTATAGCTGATGGTTTAACAGCATTCTCATTAGATGAAACAGAAGAAATCCATGCTATCAGAGGATTTCGCAGCATGCTGCACGGCTTCATTGATTTAAATAAACATGCTGGATTTAAACTTGATGTTGATTTGGAGAGATCACTTGAACATATGGTTGGAATATTTGAACGAGGTATAAAATCATAA
- the sdhB gene encoding succinate dehydrogenase iron-sulfur subunit, which yields MEATKTKQETITIIVTRQNDPSSAPYEETFHVPYRENMNVISALMEIRRNPVNAEGKETTPIYWDMNCLEEVCGACSMVINGTPRQSCAALIDKLEQPIRLEPMSTFPIIRDLAVDRSQMFDSLKKVKAWVPIDGTYDLGPGPRMPEKKRQWAYELSKCMTCGVCLEACPNVNDKSDFIGPAPISQVRLFNAHPTGAMNKGERLEALMGEGGIGSCGNSQNCVQVCPKGIPLTTSIAEMNRATNIQSFKNFFGSDTNY from the coding sequence ATGGAAGCGACGAAAACGAAGCAAGAGACGATAACAATTATTGTGACACGTCAGAATGATCCGAGTAGCGCCCCTTATGAAGAAACCTTCCACGTACCATACAGGGAGAATATGAACGTCATCTCTGCTTTGATGGAGATCCGGAGAAACCCGGTGAATGCGGAAGGCAAGGAAACGACCCCTATCTATTGGGATATGAACTGTCTGGAAGAGGTTTGCGGAGCATGTTCCATGGTTATCAACGGTACGCCAAGACAGTCTTGTGCGGCACTTATCGATAAACTGGAGCAGCCAATTCGTCTAGAGCCAATGTCTACGTTCCCAATCATCCGTGATTTGGCTGTGGACCGCTCTCAAATGTTCGACAGCCTGAAAAAAGTCAAAGCTTGGGTACCGATTGATGGTACGTACGATCTAGGACCTGGTCCGCGTATGCCAGAGAAGAAACGCCAATGGGCATATGAGCTTTCCAAATGCATGACTTGCGGCGTGTGTTTGGAAGCATGCCCGAACGTAAACGATAAATCAGATTTCATCGGCCCAGCACCGATTTCCCAGGTTCGTTTGTTCAATGCCCATCCAACTGGTGCAATGAACAAAGGGGAACGTCTGGAAGCATTGATGGGTGAAGGCGGTATCGGCAGCTGCGGTAACTCTCAGAACTGTGTTCAGGTCTGCCCGAAAGGTATTCCGTTGACAACATCCATCGCCGAGATGAACCGTGCGACGAATATCCAGTCGTTCAAGAACTTCTTTGGAAGTGACACGAACTACTAA
- the sdhA gene encoding succinate dehydrogenase flavoprotein subunit: protein MSKRNIVVVGGGLAGLMATIKAAEAGVHVDLLSIVPVKRSHSVCAQGGINGAVNTKGEGDSTWEHFDDTVYGGDFLANQGPVKGMCDAAPSIIHMLDRMGVMFNRTPEGLLDFRRFGGTQYHRTAYAGATTGQQLLYALDEQVRRFETAGLVTKYEGWEFVHAIIDEEGVGRGILTQNIQSHELRALRADAVIMATGGPGIIFGKSTNSIINTGSAAGALYEQGAIYANGEFIQIHPTAIPGDDKLRLMSESARGEGGRVWTYKDGEPWYFLEEKYPAYGNLVPRDIATREIFDVCVNQKLGINGENMVYLDLSHKDPKELDVKLGGIIEIYEKFAGDDPRKVPMKIFPAVHYSMGGLWISDDQMTNIPGIFAAGECDYSQHGANRLGANSLLSAIYGGMVAGPNAIKYIDGLDKHAADISSKLFDDALAKEQANFDKMIKMDGKENAYKLHRELGEWMTDNVTVVRENSKLLKTDDKLQELQERWNNINIHDTSLWSNQGVMFTRQLKNMLHLARVMTIGAYMRNESRGAHYKPEFPERNDEEFLKTTMARYDESSNSPDIYYEEVDTSYIVPRKRDYSQAKAKEAKA, encoded by the coding sequence ATGAGTAAACGAAATATAGTTGTTGTCGGCGGGGGTCTTGCAGGCTTGATGGCAACCATCAAAGCAGCAGAAGCCGGCGTTCATGTAGATTTATTATCCATTGTTCCGGTAAAACGCTCCCACTCCGTTTGTGCACAGGGAGGCATCAACGGAGCGGTCAATACGAAGGGGGAGGGTGACTCCACTTGGGAGCATTTCGATGATACGGTTTACGGTGGCGATTTCCTTGCCAACCAAGGTCCTGTAAAAGGAATGTGCGATGCAGCACCAAGTATAATCCATATGCTCGACCGGATGGGAGTTATGTTCAACCGGACACCAGAGGGACTGCTTGATTTCCGTCGTTTCGGGGGTACGCAATATCACCGGACAGCTTATGCTGGTGCAACGACTGGTCAACAGCTGCTTTATGCACTTGATGAGCAGGTGAGACGCTTTGAAACAGCAGGTCTGGTAACAAAATATGAAGGCTGGGAATTCGTTCATGCCATCATTGATGAGGAAGGTGTCGGACGCGGTATCCTGACACAGAATATCCAATCCCATGAATTGCGCGCGTTAAGGGCAGATGCAGTCATCATGGCGACAGGCGGTCCTGGTATCATCTTCGGAAAATCGACGAACTCCATCATCAACACGGGTTCTGCTGCTGGAGCTTTGTATGAGCAAGGCGCAATTTATGCGAATGGAGAGTTCATTCAGATTCATCCTACAGCCATACCTGGTGACGATAAGCTCCGTCTCATGAGTGAATCCGCTCGCGGAGAAGGCGGTCGTGTTTGGACGTACAAAGATGGTGAGCCTTGGTACTTCCTTGAAGAGAAATACCCAGCGTACGGAAACTTGGTACCACGTGATATTGCAACGCGTGAAATCTTCGATGTATGTGTTAACCAAAAGCTTGGTATCAACGGCGAGAACATGGTTTATCTTGATCTTTCCCATAAGGATCCAAAAGAGCTGGATGTCAAACTGGGCGGTATCATTGAAATTTATGAAAAATTCGCTGGTGATGATCCACGTAAGGTTCCAATGAAGATCTTCCCGGCAGTCCATTATTCTATGGGCGGTCTTTGGATCAGTGATGATCAGATGACAAACATTCCGGGAATCTTTGCAGCTGGAGAATGTGATTACTCCCAGCATGGTGCAAACCGTCTTGGTGCGAACTCCCTTCTGTCCGCAATATACGGCGGAATGGTTGCCGGACCGAATGCAATCAAATATATCGACGGACTGGATAAGCATGCTGCTGACATCTCCAGCAAATTATTCGATGATGCACTTGCAAAAGAGCAGGCAAACTTCGATAAGATGATAAAGATGGACGGGAAAGAAAATGCATACAAGCTGCATCGTGAGCTAGGCGAATGGATGACGGATAACGTGACAGTAGTTCGTGAAAACAGCAAATTGCTGAAAACGGATGACAAATTGCAGGAGCTGCAAGAGCGCTGGAACAATATCAACATCCATGATACATCCCTTTGGAGCAACCAAGGTGTTATGTTCACCCGCCAGCTGAAAAACATGCTGCATTTAGCTCGTGTTATGACAATTGGAGCGTATATGCGGAATGAAAGCCGGGGCGCCCATTACAAACCAGAGTTCCCAGAACGTAACGATGAAGAATTCTTGAAGACTACAATGGCTAGATATGATGAATCTTCCAACTCACCAGACATCTATTATGAAGAAGTAGACACTTCCTATATCGTGCCGAGAAAACGTGACTACAGCCAAGCGAAAGCGAAGGAGGCAAAAGCATAA
- a CDS encoding succinate dehydrogenase cytochrome b558 subunit: MNENREFFYRRLHSLLGVLPIGIFLIQHLVINHFAAYGSGSFNTAAGFMHNLPFRFVLEWVVIYIPILYHAILGVYIVLTGKNNTRRYGYFRNLMFLLQRITGIVTLIFIAWHVYQTRVITIFTQESIDFDFMEAILTQPFFFWFYLIGVISTTFHFANGLWSFLVTWGITVSPRSQRIATYATLLVFLGVTYLGIRSLLAFGMGV, translated from the coding sequence ATGAACGAGAATCGAGAGTTTTTCTACCGCAGGCTTCATTCGTTGTTAGGAGTGCTTCCAATCGGAATCTTCCTTATCCAGCACTTGGTCATTAACCACTTTGCTGCATACGGAAGCGGCAGCTTCAATACTGCTGCCGGTTTCATGCACAATCTTCCATTCCGATTCGTGCTGGAATGGGTCGTCATCTACATACCGATCCTGTATCATGCCATTCTCGGTGTGTACATCGTACTGACAGGCAAGAACAATACGAGAAGATATGGATACTTCCGAAACCTGATGTTTCTGCTGCAGCGGATCACTGGTATCGTGACACTGATATTCATCGCATGGCATGTGTATCAGACTCGCGTTATCACGATCTTCACGCAAGAATCAATTGATTTCGATTTCATGGAAGCGATTTTGACACAGCCATTCTTCTTCTGGTTCTACTTGATTGGCGTCATTTCCACAACGTTCCATTTCGCGAACGGCTTATGGAGCTTCCTGGTTACATGGGGAATCACTGTTTCTCCGCGTTCCCAGCGAATTGCAACATATGCGACGCTGCTTGTGTTCCTAGGCGTAACGTATTTGGGGATACGCTCTTTGCTGGCATTCGGTATGGGCGTATAA
- a CDS encoding YslB family protein encodes MQKKMQEFDKDYMEQLITHGAGHDILRFVSLPDLLGEDASSILYVMGKKLARKVNPTSMEQVEDFFIQMGWGNLSLIKQKRQEMTFELSGAPVLHRWKVGVGKEYRMEAGFLAASIEQIKELACECVDENVPKKEHVQFNVYFAKED; translated from the coding sequence ATGCAAAAGAAAATGCAAGAATTCGACAAGGATTATATGGAACAGCTCATCACTCATGGTGCCGGTCACGATATATTGCGTTTTGTCAGTTTACCAGACTTATTAGGTGAGGACGCTTCCTCCATCCTTTATGTGATGGGAAAAAAACTGGCACGAAAAGTAAACCCGACATCCATGGAACAAGTTGAGGACTTCTTCATCCAGATGGGCTGGGGGAACTTGAGCCTTATCAAACAGAAACGACAAGAAATGACATTCGAACTCTCTGGAGCACCAGTCTTACATAGATGGAAGGTCGGAGTCGGAAAAGAATACCGAATGGAAGCAGGCTTCCTCGCTGCAAGCATCGAGCAGATCAAGGAACTTGCCTGTGAATGTGTAGACGAAAATGTACCTAAAAAAGAACATGTTCAATTCAATGTGTACTTTGCTAAGGAAGATTGA
- a CDS encoding YxiJ family protein — MKDDKYITMTTSYHRQLVRTVVRERWTKTVDELLALRLMKPFPNTELQRMIAHNTMMEELDLADWNTHWMEIAGAVYHLGRGNLPERGLIYWCSLNFFLRHPEWGNQNDILLKEYPVFHREFIEYERARFYVLFFYYQWTAGRKYLNR, encoded by the coding sequence ATGAAGGATGATAAATATATTACCATGACCACGTCATATCATCGACAGCTTGTACGGACTGTTGTTCGGGAAAGATGGACAAAAACGGTAGATGAACTTTTAGCACTTCGTTTAATGAAGCCGTTTCCTAATACGGAATTGCAGCGAATGATAGCACATAACACAATGATGGAGGAGTTGGATTTAGCAGACTGGAATACGCATTGGATGGAAATTGCAGGAGCTGTATATCATCTGGGAAGAGGTAATCTTCCTGAAAGGGGACTAATCTATTGGTGCAGCTTGAACTTCTTTTTACGTCATCCGGAGTGGGGTAACCAGAACGACATCTTATTAAAAGAATATCCTGTGTTTCATCGTGAATTTATAGAATACGAGCGTGCTAGATTTTATGTATTGTTCTTTTATTATCAATGGACAGCTGGAAGGAAGTACTTGAATAGATAG
- the uvrC gene encoding excinuclease ABC subunit UvrC, whose protein sequence is MNKTITDKLAVLPPQPGCYLMKDKNGTVIYVGKSKLLRNRVRSYFTGAHDRKTQRLVAEIVDFEYIVTSSEIEALILEMNLIKKYDPKYNILLKDDKTYPYLKITAEEQPRLLVTRKVKKDKGKYFGPYPNVIAARETKKLLDRLYPLRKCNTMPDRVCLYYHMHQCLGPCVYPVSQETNRNIVQNITTFLNGGHHQIKKDLQQKMQEAAEELDFERAKELRDQIQHIESVMEQQKMTLTDQTDRDVFGFAYDKGWMCVQVFFIRQGKLIERDVSMFPFFDEPEETFLTFVGRFYLHQNHLLPKQVLVPIGTNVEGLQQLLETDVAIPYRGRKKELVELAGKNAKIAIKEKFSLIERDEDRTIKAVESLGEKLNIATPHRIEAFDNSNIQGSDPVSAMIVFTDGRPDKKEYRKYKIRDVKGPDDYDTMREVIRRRYKRVLQDNLPLPDLIVIDGGKGQMSAAIEVLEDELGLDIPVCGLAKDDKHRTSELLYGTPPVVVDFERNAQDFYLVQRIQDEVHRFAISFHRQLRGKSAIKSKLDDIPGVGEKRRRLLMRHFKSVTAIQEASVEEITKLGIPAPTAQVILNHLNNPEEVAEE, encoded by the coding sequence ATGAACAAGACGATAACGGATAAACTCGCTGTTCTGCCGCCGCAGCCTGGCTGTTATTTGATGAAGGATAAAAATGGGACGGTCATTTATGTCGGAAAGTCCAAGCTCCTCCGCAACCGGGTCAGATCCTATTTCACCGGTGCGCACGACCGCAAGACACAGCGACTCGTCGCGGAAATTGTGGATTTCGAATATATTGTTACCTCCTCCGAAATTGAAGCACTCATTCTTGAAATGAACCTAATCAAGAAATATGACCCTAAATATAACATCCTCCTGAAGGATGATAAAACATATCCATATTTGAAAATCACAGCAGAAGAACAGCCGCGTTTGCTGGTGACACGAAAAGTGAAAAAAGATAAAGGCAAGTACTTCGGACCATATCCGAACGTAATCGCTGCACGGGAGACAAAGAAGCTGCTGGACAGACTATACCCGCTGCGCAAATGTAATACGATGCCGGACCGCGTCTGCTTGTATTACCACATGCACCAATGTCTTGGTCCTTGTGTTTATCCTGTCTCGCAGGAGACGAACCGTAATATCGTACAGAATATCACGACATTCTTAAACGGGGGACACCATCAGATCAAGAAGGATTTACAGCAGAAGATGCAGGAAGCAGCTGAAGAGCTCGATTTCGAGCGTGCGAAAGAGCTGCGCGACCAAATCCAGCATATTGAATCTGTCATGGAGCAGCAGAAGATGACATTGACGGATCAGACAGACCGCGATGTTTTCGGCTTCGCATACGACAAAGGCTGGATGTGTGTGCAAGTATTCTTCATCCGCCAAGGCAAGCTGATCGAACGCGATGTAAGTATGTTCCCGTTCTTCGATGAACCCGAGGAAACATTCCTTACTTTTGTCGGGCGTTTCTATCTGCACCAAAACCATTTGCTGCCAAAGCAAGTGCTCGTCCCGATCGGTACAAACGTTGAGGGATTGCAGCAGCTTTTGGAAACGGATGTAGCCATTCCATATCGCGGCCGAAAGAAAGAGCTTGTCGAGCTTGCAGGAAAGAATGCGAAAATCGCCATCAAGGAGAAATTCTCACTTATCGAGCGTGATGAGGACCGGACAATCAAGGCGGTTGAATCTCTCGGAGAGAAGCTCAATATAGCGACACCGCACCGTATCGAAGCATTCGATAACTCCAATATCCAAGGAAGCGATCCGGTATCTGCAATGATCGTCTTTACCGATGGCCGTCCGGATAAGAAGGAATATCGCAAGTACAAGATACGTGATGTAAAAGGTCCTGATGATTACGATACGATGCGAGAAGTCATTCGCAGGCGATATAAGCGGGTGCTGCAGGATAATTTGCCTTTGCCTGACCTGATTGTCATTGACGGCGGAAAAGGACAAATGAGCGCAGCAATCGAAGTGCTGGAGGACGAACTTGGACTTGATATACCAGTTTGCGGCCTTGCTAAGGATGACAAGCACAGGACAAGTGAATTGCTGTACGGAACACCGCCAGTCGTTGTAGATTTCGAACGGAACGCCCAAGATTTCTATTTGGTGCAGCGTATCCAGGATGAAGTGCACCGTTTCGCCATCAGCTTCCATCGCCAGCTGCGCGGGAAGAGTGCGATCAAATCGAAGCTGGACGATATTCCAGGAGTCGGCGAGAAGCGCAGAAGACTGCTCATGCGTCACTTTAAATCAGTGACAGCAATTCAAGAAGCAAGCGTAGAAGAAATTACTAAGCTAGGAATTCCGGCACCGACCGCTCAAGTTATTTTGAACCATTTGAATAATCCTGAGGAAGTTGCAGAAGAATAG
- the trxA gene encoding thioredoxin, whose protein sequence is MAIVNATDSNFNTETSQGLVLADFWATWCGPCKMIAPVLEEIDGEMSDKVKIVKLDVDENQATAGKFGVMSIPTLLLFKDGEVVDQVIGYQPKEALVELVNKHA, encoded by the coding sequence ATGGCAATTGTAAATGCAACTGATTCAAACTTTAATACAGAAACAAGCCAAGGACTTGTCCTTGCTGACTTTTGGGCAACTTGGTGCGGACCTTGTAAAATGATCGCACCTGTATTGGAAGAAATCGACGGAGAAATGAGCGATAAAGTTAAAATCGTGAAACTTGACGTAGATGAAAACCAAGCTACTGCTGGTAAATTCGGCGTAATGAGCATCCCGACATTGCTTCTTTTCAAAGATGGCGAAGTTGTGGATCAAGTAATTGGTTACCAGCCAAAAGAAGCTCTTGTTGAGCTTGTTAACAAACACGCGTAA
- a CDS encoding DUF350 domain-containing protein: protein MESFWENTIVLTAARYSVAVLSIIVFMAIFELVTSYKNWEEIRRGNLSVAMATGGKMFGIANVLRFSYEHNDGILQSIMWSSIGFVMLLIGYFIFEFLTPTYKIDTEIANDNRAVGFISLVISVGLSYVIGASI, encoded by the coding sequence ATGGAGTCATTTTGGGAAAATACGATCGTCCTGACAGCTGCGCGCTATAGCGTAGCAGTACTGAGCATCATCGTGTTTATGGCTATTTTTGAGCTGGTGACTTCCTATAAGAACTGGGAAGAAATCCGCCGGGGTAATTTATCTGTTGCAATGGCAACAGGCGGTAAGATGTTCGGTATAGCGAACGTGCTTCGCTTCTCCTATGAACATAATGATGGTATCCTCCAGAGCATCATGTGGAGTTCCATTGGTTTTGTTATGCTGCTGATAGGCTATTTTATTTTCGAATTCCTGACGCCGACGTACAAAATCGACACGGAAATCGCTAATGATAACCGTGCGGTCGGATTTATTTCGCTTGTTATTTCAGTGGGATTATCTTATGTTATAGGAGCAAGTATTTAG